The Callithrix jacchus isolate 240 chromosome X, calJac240_pri, whole genome shotgun sequence genome contains a region encoding:
- the TSR2 gene encoding pre-rRNA-processing protein TSR2 homolog, whose amino-acid sequence MAGAAEDARSLFRAGVRAALEAWPALQIAVENGFGGVHSQEKAEWLGGAVEDYFMRNADLELQEVEDFLGELMTNEFDTVVEDGSLPQVSQQLQTMFHDFQKGDGAALREMTSRITQRKCKVTATALKAARETDEDEDDADSVEEMEVTATSDGAATDGVCPQPEPSDPEAQTIKEEDIVEDGWTIVRRKK is encoded by the exons ATGGCGGGCGCTGCAGAAGATGCGCGATCGCTTTTTCGGGCTGGGGTCCGCGCGGCCCTGGAGGCCTGGCCGGCCTTGCAG ATCGCTGTGGAGAATGGCTTCGGGGGTGTGCACAGCCAGGAGAAGGCCGAGTGGCTGGGGGGTGCAGTGGAGGATTACTTCATGCGcaatg CCGACTTGGAGCTACAGGAGGTAGAAGACTTCCTTGGGGAGCTGATGACCAATGAGTTTGATACAGTTGTGGAAGATGGGAGTCTACCCCAG GTGAGCCAGCAACTGCAGACCATGTTCCACGACTTCCAGAAGGGCGATGGGGCTGCTCTGCGAGAGATGACCTCCCGCATCACTCAAAGAAAATGCAAGGTCACAGCCACCGCACTTAAGGCAGCTAGAGAGACTGACGAGGATGAAGATGACGCGGACAGTGTGGAAGAGATGGAG GTCACAGCTACGAGTGATGGGGCTGCTACCGATGGGGTCTGCCCCCAGCCTGAACCCTCCGATCCAGAGGCTCAGACTATTAAGGAAGAGGATATAGTGGAAGATGGCTGGACCATtgtcaggagaaaaaaatga